Proteins from a genomic interval of Chryseobacterium indologenes:
- a CDS encoding restriction endonuclease subunit S has protein sequence MINKKLKVGNVPNLRFPEFTEEWETKKLGEVMHFKVTNSFSRENLNYEVGTVKNIHYGDIHTKFQTLFDTTKEVVPFINEEINLDRISDENYCKEGDVIFADASEDLNDVGKSIEIINVNSEKLLSGLHTLLGRPKSSIFHLGFNGYLFKSNSVRTQIQKESQGSKVLSINTGRISKIELSFPSVNEQERITILLSLMDERIQTQNKIIEQLETLIKGLSEKIYSQKIRFKKFTEKWEVKKLGEISTITTGSSNREDSILNGEYTFFDRSQDIRTSSRFLFDKEAVIVPGEGQEFIPKYFIGKFDLHQRTYAIFDFRGINGKYLYYHLLNDDKYLQSKAVGSTVKSLRLPMFQSMPIKSPCLDEQTTIANFLSVIETKIQTEKIF, from the coding sequence ATGATAAATAAAAAATTAAAAGTAGGTAACGTTCCTAATTTGAGATTTCCTGAATTTACTGAGGAATGGGAAACTAAGAAGTTGGGGGAAGTGATGCACTTTAAAGTAACCAACTCCTTTTCTCGTGAAAATTTAAATTACGAAGTCGGTACGGTAAAAAATATCCATTACGGAGATATTCACACTAAATTTCAAACCTTATTTGACACTACTAAGGAAGTAGTCCCTTTCATAAATGAAGAAATAAATCTTGACAGGATTTCTGATGAAAATTATTGCAAAGAAGGAGATGTAATTTTTGCTGATGCTTCAGAAGATTTGAATGATGTGGGAAAAAGTATCGAAATTATAAATGTCAATAGCGAAAAATTATTATCAGGTTTACACACCTTATTAGGAAGACCAAAATCAAGTATTTTCCACTTGGGCTTTAATGGTTATTTATTCAAATCCAATTCTGTCAGAACCCAAATTCAAAAAGAATCCCAAGGGTCGAAGGTTTTAAGTATCAATACTGGAAGGATTTCAAAAATAGAATTATCATTTCCCTCCGTAAATGAGCAAGAAAGAATCACTATTTTATTGAGTTTGATGGATGAACGTATTCAAACCCAAAACAAAATAATTGAACAATTAGAAACCTTAATTAAAGGGCTAAGTGAAAAAATATATTCGCAGAAAATTAGGTTTAAGAAATTCACAGAGAAATGGGAGGTGAAGAAGTTAGGCGAAATATCAACCATTACAACTGGTTCTTCTAATCGAGAAGATTCTATTTTAAATGGAGAATATACGTTTTTTGACAGGTCACAAGATATTAGAACAAGTAGTAGATTTTTGTTTGATAAAGAAGCAGTAATTGTTCCAGGAGAAGGGCAAGAATTTATCCCTAAATATTTTATAGGAAAATTTGATCTTCATCAACGAACATATGCGATTTTTGATTTCAGAGGAATAAATGGAAAATATTTATATTACCATTTACTTAATGATGATAAATATTTACAATCAAAAGCAGTTGGTTCTACTGTAAAGTCATTACGATTGCCAATGTTTCAATCTATGCCTATCAAATCTCCTTGTTTAGATGAGCAAACTACCATTGCCAATTTTCTTTCTGTTATTGAAACAAAAATTCAAACAGAAAAAATATTTTAG
- a CDS encoding restriction endonuclease subunit S translates to MKSLIKGLCQKLILNQVPNKKINNCVSCYSSSLTESDVIDKNGIYPVYGATGVIAFTENSQINEDAILIIKDGSGVGKVQYASDKFSVIGTLNYLTVKPDVNLKYIFFCLKFFNFEKYKVGSGIPHIYFKDYGESLIFCPLSISEMLGQGFRSHWANYFASHWGTFRLQ, encoded by the coding sequence ATAAAATCCCTAATTAAAGGGCTTTGTCAGAAACTAATTCTAAATCAAGTACCAAATAAGAAAATAAATAATTGTGTTTCTTGCTATTCATCATCATTAACAGAATCTGATGTAATTGATAAAAATGGAATTTACCCAGTTTATGGAGCTACAGGTGTTATTGCATTTACGGAAAATTCTCAAATTAATGAAGATGCGATTTTAATAATAAAAGATGGTTCTGGAGTTGGAAAGGTTCAATACGCATCGGATAAGTTTTCGGTTATTGGTACTTTGAACTATCTAACTGTAAAACCAGATGTTAATTTGAAGTATATTTTTTTCTGTTTAAAATTCTTCAACTTTGAGAAATACAAAGTTGGCTCTGGGATTCCGCATATCTATTTCAAAGATTATGGAGAATCATTAATTTTTTGCCCATTGTCTATTTCGGAGATGCTGGGGCAGGGATTTCGGAGTCATTGGGCCAATTATTTCGCTAGTCATTGGGGCACTTTCCGATTACAATAA
- a CDS encoding IS21 family transposase, whose amino-acid sequence MELRTLILLKKKGLSNRKVAQIMNINRKTVDSYIKRFKVLELDHAELLAMDDANLHDLFTQDDQTEKMRYEHLSSQFSKIQQELKRPGATLQTLWQNYLLEYPDGYRYTQFTTHYRKWRGKIKASGKLDHKAGEKLFVDFTGKKMSYVDRGTGEVIPVEIFVAVYPCSQYTFVKAVASQKREDFIDCLNSCLQWSGGVPQAIVSDNLKSAVSKGSKYAPEINKTLADFALFHSCVVDPARPYHPQDKALVERSVTLVYQRIFYPLDKQTFFSLKELNVAIAEQLVLYNDYLFSHGGSTRRSQFIDMEKEHLTPLPLSTYNLRYFRRAKVQKISHIYLNADRNYYSVPHRYIGHHVEVQYNNDTVEVFYNFQRIAKHQRCFRPGNYATIADHMPSSHQVYNHWSPMYFEQRAEAVGPSAQQYIRQLIAQYSYPELGYKQAQGILALVKTHSVSRVENACKRGLFHHKSSYQTIVNILKNKLDTLEEEVQQTFHIPEHENLRDTSIYR is encoded by the coding sequence ATGGAACTCAGAACACTTATCCTTCTAAAGAAAAAAGGACTTAGTAACCGTAAGGTTGCCCAGATAATGAACATCAACCGTAAAACGGTGGACAGCTATATTAAGCGGTTTAAAGTACTAGAATTAGATCATGCTGAACTTCTAGCTATGGATGATGCAAATCTTCATGATCTTTTTACCCAGGATGACCAAACCGAAAAGATGCGATATGAACACCTGTCATCTCAGTTCAGTAAGATACAGCAAGAGCTTAAGCGCCCTGGGGCCACCTTGCAGACGTTATGGCAAAATTACCTACTTGAATATCCTGATGGTTACCGCTATACCCAATTTACCACCCATTACAGAAAGTGGAGAGGCAAGATCAAAGCTTCGGGGAAACTGGATCATAAAGCGGGTGAAAAACTTTTCGTAGACTTTACAGGCAAAAAGATGTCCTATGTTGATAGAGGTACAGGAGAGGTTATCCCTGTCGAAATCTTCGTTGCCGTCTATCCCTGCAGTCAATATACGTTTGTAAAAGCCGTTGCAAGCCAAAAACGTGAAGATTTTATCGATTGCCTTAATAGCTGTTTGCAGTGGTCTGGTGGCGTGCCGCAGGCTATTGTATCTGACAATCTTAAATCAGCCGTGAGTAAAGGCTCCAAATATGCCCCAGAAATCAATAAAACACTTGCCGACTTTGCACTCTTTCATAGTTGTGTAGTAGATCCTGCCCGCCCATATCACCCACAAGATAAAGCTCTTGTAGAACGTAGTGTAACATTGGTCTACCAGCGTATCTTTTACCCACTGGACAAACAGACCTTCTTTAGTTTGAAAGAACTTAATGTAGCCATAGCAGAACAGTTGGTGTTATATAATGATTATTTGTTCTCACATGGAGGCTCCACTAGGAGGAGCCAATTTATTGATATGGAAAAAGAACACCTAACCCCGTTACCTTTATCAACCTATAACTTGCGGTACTTTAGACGAGCAAAAGTGCAGAAGATATCACATATATATCTCAATGCTGATAGAAACTACTATAGTGTACCTCACCGTTATATTGGCCATCATGTAGAAGTTCAATATAACAATGACACTGTTGAGGTCTTTTATAACTTTCAGCGTATAGCAAAGCATCAGCGGTGCTTTCGACCGGGTAACTATGCCACCATCGCAGATCATATGCCTTCTTCACATCAGGTTTATAACCACTGGAGTCCGATGTACTTTGAACAGCGGGCCGAAGCTGTTGGACCATCTGCACAACAATATATCCGCCAACTAATTGCACAGTATAGCTACCCTGAACTAGGGTATAAACAGGCACAGGGAATACTTGCTCTTGTGAAAACCCATAGCGTTTCCCGCGTTGAAAACGCCTGTAAAAGAGGTCTTTTCCATCATAAATCATCTTACCAAACGATAGTCAATATCCTTAAAAATAAACTTGACACTCTAGAAGAGGAAGTACAACAGACCTTCCATATCCCTGAGCATGAAAATCTACGGGACACCTCGATTTACAGATAG
- a CDS encoding IS4 family transposase, with protein sequence MSHKNTEKNLVGQPIFKQILQFIPRNKFDLLVNKHQSDRYYKTFDSWTHLMTMLFGIFSRCDSMGEICDGMQGLAGKLNYLGMEKSPAKSTAGDGLRGRDNEFFKDVYFMLLEHFKSVLSVSRIDNVSFAKLFIFDSSTIRLFSDIMKGVGRNPKNEGKKKGGLKVHMMTDAHSDTPEFVKISEAKLHDKNFLQYLNLAAHSMIVFDRAYNHYLQFAHWTEQQVNFVCRLKKNAVYQVEEELFRQELQDGESGVLLEEHVHLIYKEDNKQKTLCLRKVNYRDDKGRIFEFITNNFEISREEVAFFVQTSLEH encoded by the coding sequence ATGAGCCATAAAAATACAGAAAAGAATTTAGTCGGTCAGCCAATTTTCAAACAAATATTGCAATTTATCCCCCGCAACAAGTTTGATTTATTGGTTAACAAGCATCAATCAGACCGATATTATAAAACATTTGATTCGTGGACGCATTTGATGACGATGCTTTTCGGCATATTCAGCCGATGCGATTCTATGGGTGAAATATGCGATGGGATGCAAGGTTTGGCAGGGAAACTCAATTATTTGGGAATGGAAAAATCTCCCGCCAAGAGCACGGCAGGCGATGGGCTTCGGGGCAGGGACAATGAATTTTTCAAGGATGTCTATTTTATGTTATTGGAACATTTCAAGTCCGTTTTGTCGGTCAGCCGTATTGATAATGTTTCTTTTGCCAAGCTTTTTATCTTCGATTCCAGTACCATACGCTTGTTTTCAGACATTATGAAAGGAGTAGGCAGAAACCCCAAGAACGAAGGAAAGAAAAAAGGCGGACTGAAAGTACACATGATGACAGATGCCCACAGCGATACGCCTGAATTTGTGAAAATCAGCGAAGCTAAACTGCACGACAAAAATTTTCTTCAGTATTTGAATCTGGCAGCCCACAGCATGATTGTTTTTGACAGAGCTTACAATCATTACCTGCAATTTGCCCATTGGACGGAGCAACAAGTCAATTTTGTGTGCAGATTGAAGAAAAATGCGGTATATCAAGTAGAGGAAGAACTCTTCAGACAAGAGTTGCAAGACGGAGAATCCGGTGTTTTGCTGGAAGAGCACGTTCATCTCATTTACAAAGAAGACAATAAGCAAAAAACTTTATGCCTCAGAAAAGTAAACTACAGGGATGATAAAGGGCGGATTTTTGAGTTTATCACCAATAATTTTGAAATCAGCCGGGAAGAAGTCGCTTTTTTTGTACAAACTTCGTTGGAACATTGA
- a CDS encoding RteC domain-containing protein: MTSSLNHIISEIQRKENAISLSAPNTIDEAYQMTIYLKEYLWSIREDITKQGFKNHWEEINFFRNIKPYILSKLIYHNKIFRIQTACPVDGGKMYASYFLEQLKELKQEYREHIYNSDFYRYYRSGRTDRDETYFRLGNINFHDGLNSFVFEIDPLFSTYYDNKVARIIANELLYTYILQKINDDEMADFSARDISDSILWTDTKNALIELIYALYANSSLSDGKIGIRKISLALERMFQISLGDLHHSFHRMKYRAGSRTAFLDQLKSSLEEYMDKDL; this comes from the coding sequence ATGACATCTTCACTAAATCATATCATATCGGAGATACAGCGAAAAGAAAATGCTATTTCGCTGTCTGCACCTAATACTATTGATGAAGCATATCAAATGACTATATACCTAAAAGAATATTTATGGTCAATAAGAGAAGACATTACAAAGCAAGGTTTTAAAAACCATTGGGAGGAGATCAATTTCTTTCGCAATATCAAGCCATATATTCTCTCCAAGCTTATTTACCACAATAAGATATTTCGCATACAGACAGCTTGCCCTGTTGATGGAGGGAAAATGTATGCGAGTTATTTTTTGGAACAGTTGAAGGAATTAAAACAGGAATACAGGGAGCATATCTACAATTCAGATTTTTACAGATATTACCGTTCAGGAAGAACCGACCGTGATGAAACCTACTTTAGATTAGGTAATATTAATTTCCACGATGGTTTGAATAGTTTTGTATTTGAAATTGACCCCCTGTTTTCAACTTATTATGATAACAAAGTGGCTCGGATAATAGCCAATGAACTACTCTATACCTACATTCTCCAAAAAATCAATGATGATGAAATGGCAGATTTTTCTGCGAGGGATATATCTGATAGCATCCTTTGGACGGATACCAAAAATGCCTTGATAGAACTGATTTATGCTCTTTACGCAAATAGCTCTCTTTCTGATGGTAAAATAGGAATACGCAAAATCAGTTTGGCTTTAGAAAGAATGTTTCAGATTTCTTTAGGAGATTTGCATCATTCTTTCCATCGAATGAAATATCGTGCAGGTTCCCGAACCGCATTTTTAGACCAACTGAAATCTTCTTTAGAAGAATATATGGATAAAGATTTGTAA
- a CDS encoding serine acetyltransferase, which translates to MQSNHTSIQKDFYRESGNWLSPLQIWAKCINPNLHFIYILRKTQHYRKNSVLGMFWRLVLRHHQIKYGFQIYPETQIGEGFYLGHWGNVVINPKAKIGKNCNIAQGVSIAQANRRKNEGVPVIGDEVWIGPNAVLVGKISIGNNVLIAPNAYVNFDIPDHSVVIGNPASISSNTNATMGYINNKIKSLLTDKKNIRSHLFR; encoded by the coding sequence ATGCAAAGTAATCACACTAGTATCCAGAAGGATTTTTATAGGGAAAGCGGAAATTGGCTGTCTCCTTTGCAAATTTGGGCAAAATGCATCAATCCCAACTTGCATTTTATCTATATCTTACGGAAAACCCAGCATTATAGGAAAAACTCTGTATTAGGAATGTTTTGGCGATTAGTTTTAAGGCATCATCAAATTAAATACGGCTTCCAAATCTATCCGGAAACACAAATTGGAGAGGGTTTTTATTTGGGACATTGGGGAAACGTGGTGATCAACCCAAAAGCGAAAATTGGAAAAAACTGCAACATCGCACAAGGCGTATCGATTGCCCAAGCCAACCGTAGAAAAAATGAGGGCGTTCCTGTGATTGGTGACGAAGTGTGGATTGGTCCAAACGCGGTGTTGGTGGGAAAAATATCAATTGGCAACAATGTTCTGATCGCACCGAACGCTTATGTGAATTTCGATATTCCTGATCATTCTGTGGTTATCGGCAATCCCGCAAGCATCAGTAGCAATACCAATGCTACAATGGGATACATTAATAATAAAATTAAATCACTACTAACCGACAAAAAAAATATAAGGAGCCATCTGTTCAGGTAG
- a CDS encoding restriction endonuclease subunit S produces the protein MRFPEFTEEWETKKLGDIATFSKGKGISKSDIEENGIIECIRYGELYTHYREVINEIKSKTNVNTSTLVLSEMNDVIIPASGETTIDIATASCVLKSGIALGGDLNIIKTKNNGIFLSYYLNSKKKMEIANLAQGISVVHLYSSQLASLSLSLPKLNEQNRISSFLALLDERIQTQNKIIEELKLLKITISKKLFSRQLRFKNGNNKNYIDWNTKKLGEVTTLINKRNKNNEKLPVYSINNKLGFVPQSEQFEGVDSEDRGYDIKLYKIIDKNTFAYNPARINVGSIGYSENLENIIISSLYVCFKTDNIVNDNFLYQYLKTDFFNREVLKNVEGGVRDYLFYDNFARIKFDLPCIEEQKKIADYLSSIDSKIDIESQLLHKFEEQRDTC, from the coding sequence TTGAGATTTCCTGAATTTACTGAGGAATGGGAAACTAAGAAGTTGGGAGATATTGCTACGTTTTCAAAGGGAAAGGGAATTTCTAAAAGTGATATAGAAGAAAATGGAATTATTGAATGTATAAGATATGGCGAACTCTATACACATTACAGAGAAGTTATCAATGAAATAAAATCCAAGACTAATGTAAATACATCGACTTTAGTCTTAAGTGAAATGAATGACGTCATAATTCCTGCTTCTGGCGAAACAACAATCGATATTGCAACAGCTTCCTGTGTCTTGAAATCTGGGATTGCACTAGGAGGTGATTTGAATATCATTAAGACTAAGAATAATGGAATCTTTTTGTCTTATTATCTAAACAGTAAAAAGAAAATGGAAATAGCTAATTTAGCACAAGGTATTTCCGTAGTACATTTATATTCAAGTCAACTAGCTTCTCTTTCTTTAAGTCTACCAAAGCTTAATGAGCAAAATAGAATTTCTTCATTTTTGGCTTTACTTGACGAAAGAATCCAAACCCAAAACAAAATAATTGAGGAGCTGAAGTTATTAAAGATTACGATTAGTAAGAAATTATTCTCACGTCAATTGAGATTTAAAAATGGAAACAATAAAAATTATATAGATTGGAATACTAAAAAGTTGGGAGAGGTTACAACTCTTATAAATAAGAGAAATAAAAATAACGAAAAGCTTCCTGTTTATTCTATAAATAACAAATTAGGATTCGTTCCGCAAAGTGAGCAATTCGAGGGAGTTGATAGCGAAGATAGAGGCTACGATATTAAATTATACAAAATAATTGACAAGAACACCTTTGCCTATAATCCAGCAAGAATTAATGTGGGATCTATTGGCTATAGTGAAAACTTAGAGAATATTATTATCAGTTCATTGTATGTTTGTTTTAAAACAGATAACATCGTAAATGATAACTTTCTATATCAATATCTAAAGACAGATTTTTTTAATAGAGAAGTTTTAAAAAATGTTGAAGGAGGAGTAAGAGATTATCTTTTCTATGACAATTTTGCGAGAATTAAATTTGATTTACCTTGTATTGAAGAGCAAAAAAAGATTGCTGATTACCTTTCATCTATAGATTCAAAGATTGATATTGAAAGCCAACTATTGCATAAATTTGAAGAACAAAGAGATACTTGTTAG
- a CDS encoding restriction endonuclease subunit S gives MITLRNQLYEQILNQENEYVQVKDTLNYEQPTKYLVTNTDYSSDISLIPVLTANKAFVLGYTDEEFGIYDKGQCIIFDDFTMDIKFVNFIFKVKSSAIKILTAKPNVNLKFIFEYLSFLNLSSNEHKRHYISEIEPMEMQLPNYVQQTYVADFLSSIDDKIKTEFEIHTLLLKQKQYLLANLFI, from the coding sequence GTGATTACGCTTCGCAATCAACTATACGAACAAATTCTTAATCAAGAAAATGAATATGTTCAAGTTAAGGATACTTTAAACTATGAACAGCCAACTAAATATTTGGTTACAAATACAGATTATTCATCTGATATTTCGCTAATTCCAGTTCTAACTGCAAATAAAGCTTTTGTATTAGGATATACCGATGAAGAATTTGGTATTTATGACAAAGGTCAATGTATCATTTTCGATGATTTTACAATGGATATAAAGTTTGTTAATTTTATATTCAAAGTAAAATCTTCAGCAATTAAAATACTGACAGCGAAACCAAATGTTAACCTAAAATTTATATTTGAGTATTTGTCATTTTTAAATCTATCATCAAATGAACACAAACGGCATTATATATCAGAAATTGAGCCTATGGAAATGCAATTACCAAATTATGTTCAACAAACATATGTTGCAGATTTTCTATCAAGTATTGACGATAAAATAAAAACTGAATTTGAAATTCATACGCTATTACTTAAGCAGAAACAATACTTGTTAGCTAATTTATTTATATAA
- a CDS encoding type I restriction-modification system subunit M — protein MSEEQKKILEQQLWNIANTLRGKMNADEFRDYILGFIFYKYLAEKMEIYANSILEEDQIQFRDIKEDTPKGLEYIGAIREEALETLGYFLKPSELFSEITKRGDNNFILEDLQKILTNIQLSTMGTQSEEDFEDLFSDMDLNSNNLGRTADARNTLIVKVLKHLDEIDFKLNDTELDVLGDAYEYLIGQFASGAGKKAGEFYTPQEVSKILAKIVTTGKNRLKSVYDPTCGSGSLLLRVAREVKDVNNFYGQEMNRTTYNLARMNMILHGVHYRQFDIKQEDTLEHPQHLNDMPFEAIVANPPFSAKWSANPLFLNDDRFSQYGKLAPSSKADFAFVQHMIYHLAENGTMAIVLPHGVLFRGASELHIRKYLIEQKNYLDAVIGLPANIFYGTSIPTCILVFKKCKEDPDNILFIDASKEFEKVKNQNMLREEHIDKIVETYRNRTTIEKYSHLATLKEVEENDYNLNIPRYVDTFEAEEEIDIQSVMQEIKSLEAKRAQLDKEIDVYFKELGLVF, from the coding sequence ATGTCAGAAGAACAGAAGAAAATATTAGAGCAACAGCTCTGGAATATAGCCAATACGTTACGTGGAAAAATGAATGCAGATGAATTCCGAGATTATATTTTGGGATTTATTTTTTATAAGTATTTGGCTGAAAAAATGGAAATCTATGCGAATTCCATTTTGGAAGAAGATCAAATCCAATTCAGAGATATCAAAGAAGATACGCCTAAAGGTTTAGAATATATTGGAGCTATTCGAGAAGAAGCTCTGGAAACATTGGGTTATTTTTTAAAGCCTTCTGAACTATTTAGCGAAATTACCAAAAGAGGTGATAACAATTTCATCCTTGAAGATTTACAAAAAATCCTGACCAATATCCAGCTCAGTACAATGGGAACACAAAGTGAAGAAGACTTTGAGGACTTGTTCTCTGATATGGATTTGAATAGTAATAATCTGGGTAGAACTGCTGATGCTAGAAATACACTTATTGTAAAAGTTCTAAAGCATCTCGATGAAATTGACTTCAAATTGAATGATACAGAATTGGATGTTTTAGGAGATGCTTATGAGTATTTGATCGGTCAGTTTGCCAGCGGTGCAGGAAAAAAAGCGGGAGAGTTTTATACGCCTCAAGAAGTATCCAAAATTCTTGCAAAAATTGTTACAACAGGTAAAAATCGTTTAAAATCGGTATATGACCCAACTTGTGGTTCAGGATCATTACTATTACGTGTTGCAAGAGAAGTAAAAGATGTCAATAATTTCTACGGACAAGAAATGAACCGTACAACGTACAATCTTGCTCGCATGAATATGATCTTGCATGGAGTGCATTATCGTCAGTTCGATATAAAACAAGAGGATACACTAGAACATCCACAGCATTTAAACGATATGCCATTTGAAGCAATTGTCGCAAATCCTCCTTTTTCAGCGAAATGGAGTGCCAATCCATTATTTTTAAATGATGACCGTTTTAGCCAATATGGAAAATTAGCTCCTTCAAGCAAAGCTGACTTTGCATTTGTGCAACACATGATTTATCATTTGGCAGAGAATGGAACAATGGCTATTGTTCTGCCTCATGGTGTGTTGTTCCGTGGAGCATCAGAACTGCATATTCGTAAATACCTGATTGAACAGAAAAATTATTTGGATGCGGTCATAGGCTTACCTGCCAATATTTTCTACGGAACAAGTATACCAACTTGTATTCTGGTATTTAAAAAGTGTAAGGAAGATCCTGACAATATCTTATTTATTGATGCCAGTAAAGAATTCGAGAAAGTTAAGAACCAAAATATGTTACGGGAAGAACATATCGATAAGATTGTTGAAACCTACCGTAACAGAACGACTATTGAAAAATACAGTCACTTAGCTACCCTAAAAGAAGTTGAAGAGAATGACTATAACCTCAACATTCCTCGCTACGTAGATACATTTGAAGCCGAAGAAGAAATCGATATTCAATCCGTAATGCAGGAAATCAAATCTTTAGAAGCAAAACGAGCGCAACTGGACAAAGAGATTGATGTGTACTTCAAAGAATTGGGACTTGTTTTTTAA
- a CDS encoding DUF4298 domain-containing protein, with protein MEIDLERITEMENALNQTDQLIKEMENLLKKWEENLPNYQKLYNYYYSEEWSKDFEAANENKFPVGFPHGVLSEDAAYNTLGDFRELSLRMLKIGVKGVE; from the coding sequence ATGGAAATTGATCTTGAAAGAATCACCGAGATGGAAAATGCCTTGAACCAAACCGACCAGTTGATCAAGGAAATGGAAAATCTATTGAAAAAATGGGAAGAGAACCTACCCAATTACCAAAAACTTTATAATTATTACTACAGCGAAGAATGGAGCAAAGATTTCGAAGCGGCGAACGAAAATAAATTTCCAGTCGGTTTCCCACACGGTGTTTTGAGTGAAGATGCGGCTTACAATACGTTGGGAGATTTCCGCGAACTGTCGCTAAGAATGTTGAAAATTGGCGTTAAGGGCGTGGAGTAG
- a CDS encoding ATP-binding protein: MNENTTIEKMRKMRMITMAELYRSSLSDNLYREMSLDDFLATIIDAEWEARQNKNIDNLIYRASFKEKAAATDIDYNPSRNLDRNMFERLLSLGFINRKENIILTGSAGSGKSFLAQCIGVKACQMLYKTLYLNTGRFFDMVKIARLDGTYHKLLKKIERAELLILDDFGLTSIDQHARTALLDIIEDRYNSASLIIATQIPVEKWHGLIGESTIADAILDRVTFSSHRVELTGESYRRKKKLES, from the coding sequence ATGAATGAGAACACAACAATCGAAAAAATGCGCAAGATGCGTATGATCACCATGGCCGAGCTTTATCGAAGTAGTCTGAGTGATAATCTTTATCGTGAAATGAGCCTGGATGACTTCCTAGCGACCATTATCGATGCAGAATGGGAAGCTAGACAGAATAAGAATATTGATAATCTGATCTACAGGGCTTCATTCAAGGAAAAAGCTGCTGCCACTGACATTGATTACAACCCTTCCAGAAACCTTGACAGAAATATGTTTGAGAGACTCCTTTCTCTGGGGTTTATAAACCGTAAAGAAAACATAATATTAACAGGCTCTGCCGGTTCAGGAAAAAGCTTCCTTGCGCAGTGTATCGGAGTTAAAGCCTGTCAGATGTTGTATAAGACGCTCTATCTCAATACAGGCAGGTTCTTTGATATGGTGAAAATCGCCAGATTGGATGGCACATACCATAAGTTACTCAAAAAGATCGAAAGAGCAGAATTACTAATACTCGATGACTTTGGACTTACTTCCATAGATCAGCACGCAAGGACAGCACTTTTGGATATCATAGAAGATCGTTATAATAGCGCCTCATTAATAATAGCTACTCAGATCCCCGTAGAAAAATGGCATGGACTAATCGGTGAAAGTACGATTGCTGATGCTATACTTGACAGGGTAACATTCTCCTCACATAGAGTAGAATTGACAGGTGAATCCTATCGTAGAAAAAAGAAATTGGAATCTTAA